The sequence CAGCGGTTGCCCCTGGCTGAGTAGCCATAGGCGCCTGCGTCGTCCGACTTCCCGGCATGGATTCACTCAACTGTTTGGTCTCGTTACGTACAACAACCTTAGGCAAAGTATATAACCCTGCAGTTAAGGCCGTAGCCAACACAACAACCAACAATATTGACTTATTCATGGTGGGAACTAATCACGTCGCAAATGCCTGGACTGATGCTCAGCCGGTGGGGACCGCTTGTTTGCTTACTCAGCCGCTACTTTGGCTTTGTCGCTGGTTTTCACTTGCTCAACGAAAACCTTGGCGGGCTTGAAGCTCGGGATGAAATGCTCATCAATCACCATAGCGGTGTTTTTCGAGATGTTCCGGGCTACCTTCTTGGCTCTTTTCTTGTTAATGAAACTGCCGAACCCTCTCACATAGATATTCTCTCCCTCGGCCAACGAGTCCTTAACCACCGAAAAGAAGGTCTCAAGAGTGTTCGTTACCTCGGCCTTATCGATTCCGGTCTTATCGGCGATCTCTGCAATTACGTCTGCTTTCGTCACGACTTCTTAAACTTTAACGTTTACTGTGTTGTTGAAAATTCGGGTGTCAAAAATGGGAGCACAAAGGTAGCGGTTTCTGAGAAATTATAAAACCCTGTGTTCCAGTTTTTCATAATCAACGACGCTTTTTCTTTTTTTATTTTGAATTGGCAATCAGACCTTAACGTCAGTGAAACCGTATTTGTACCTAGTCTGGAGCGCTGGTATGAGTACCATAAACGCGACTTGCCGTGGCGTCATACTCGCAATCCGTACTATATATGGCTGTCGGAAGTCATTCTGCAACAAACCCGCGTTGCGCAGGGAAAACCGTATTATGAACGTTTCATAGCGGCTTATCCAA comes from Spirosoma aureum and encodes:
- a CDS encoding HU family DNA-binding protein; its protein translation is MTKADVIAEIADKTGIDKAEVTNTLETFFSVVKDSLAEGENIYVRGFGSFINKKRAKKVARNISKNTAMVIDEHFIPSFKPAKVFVEQVKTSDKAKVAAE